Below is a genomic region from Castanea sativa cultivar Marrone di Chiusa Pesio chromosome 2, ASM4071231v1.
cttttttcactaTAGAATTTtaggagggaaagaaaaagtatttCAGAGGCTCATGAGAACAAAAGTTTGACAGCAACAACGATAAGTTTAAAATCTCTTAGAAGATTTATTTGCAAAACGATCTTTTAATGATATGAGATCATACATTTGgaatgcttttttctttttggtaagtaacatgaaattgaaatataaaaccCTCAGTTATTTCAGTTTGTTAtcatcaaatgaaaataatactCACCTCAAGAATTTTTTCCCAGAAATCAATTTCTTTGGTAGGAAAAGCAAGCCAAGTTTCATTGAGGGTTGGCCATCTTGATTCGAAAACAAATTCAGCAATCGAACCATCTTCCATGGTATACTGAAAGGGGAGGTTTTGCCATACATCCTCAGCCAAATGGGGTAATATTGGAGCAATTGCTCTCGCAATGGAAAGCAGATGTGCTGCAAGAACTGTTTGACAACTTCTCCTTGTAAAACTTGTTGTGCCCCTAAAATTTACCAACTTAGGATGAGAAATATTTTCACTACACCTTTTTATGGGACTAGCATAAACAccaaaaacttatattttgaaatttaggcCAACTGTATGTATATTTCAACAGGATGGGGTTTTATAAATCGACAGAATCTCAACTAGCGCAAAGAAACCTCAAAAGGGGCTTTGAACCTaaacttttacaataaatgtGTCAAGGCATTTGTTTGTATAGGGTGCATGGCACcatataaaaaaatctttcatcacctttttttttttaagtctttcCACCAAAtgtctcctctctctctctttcaaaaaataattcttgCAACTAGTCATCATCAAACCACATATACTTTCCCTCTCTCTAAAAGCATTTCTTGATAATCAATCGCTATCAAAGACTCTTTCTGTCTTACCCCTAAACTTATTCTCTTGCCTAAAATCAActtcacaagaaagattaagAGGATTAGccatattatcaattaaaaatgagatgttagcaaaatttttttttttgataagtaatcagAAAGCttatatagaaaagaaaaagaaagacatacaagaagttcatgatgatgaacaacaagagaatgagaaaaactACTAGGGAACAAAGCTAAGAGAGGACATAAACACTAAGAGAGAAGAACAATTAGTAAACCCCCAACACCGAGACCACTCTAATAGATTACGCTGGCATAAAAGCTTTAGCTCAAACAAggtcttctctttgtcctcaaaggaACGGCGATTCCGCTCCAACCACACagtccacattaagcaccctggaatCAAATTCCATATGTCCGACTTATCCTTTCCATGCCACTGATGCCAGCAAGAGATCAATTCCGCCACCgatcctggcataacccaagGAATCCCAAAGGCCTGAAGCATCGAATACCATAGAGAGTGGGTAACAGGACAGTGCAGGAGAAGGTGgttaaccgactccccatccatgcaacacaaacaacacctattaaccaaaGGCCTACCCTTAAGCATGAGGTTATCCAGGGTGAGAATCCGGGCTATGAAGGACGACACGAAAGAACGCCACCCGCTTAGGGATCTTAGGTTTCCAAACCCCCTTCCAAGGAAGCCAAGAATCCGAAGCACCCCAGATCGCTAGGTAATAAGACCGAGCATCAAACATACCATCCCCTTTGAGCCTCCAATAAAGGTTGTCTCTCCTACTACCCTGAGGGATACGAGCTTGGATAAGCCGGAGAAGAGAATACGAAGCTGCCAACTCCCAATCCtcaaaagctctataaaacgTTATATTCCACACTCTAACGCAGTACCACTTCTGGAATCCACAAAACTTCTGAAATACAGGCATCCTTGACCGATGAACACTCGTAAAGCTCAGGATAGAGAACTTTTAGAGTAGCATCACCAACCCACCTGTCATGCCAAAAGCGGATACGAGTGCCTTCCCCCACTACAAATGAAAGATGCTTAGAAAAATTCTCCCAACCTTcattaatgcttctccaaaggccGCACCCATGGGACCTCCTGCAAGCCTTAGTCCTCCACCCCCCTAGCCCCTCTCCATATTTAGAAGAAATAACACGACGCCACAGGTGAGTATCTTCGTGGCCATATCTCCAcaaccacttccctaataaagccTGATTAAACGACACCACCTTTCTTAACCCCAATCCACCCTTCTCGACGGGAATACACACCTTCTCCCAggccaccaaaggatatttgaatcCCCCCTCCGAAGACCCCCAAAGGAACTTCCTCTGAATATATTCCAATCTAGCCGCCACagctttaggaatagtaaagagTGATAGAAAGTAAGTCGGGAGACATGAGAGAGTGCTCTTAATTAACATGAGCCTcccacccttagataaatagagacACTTCCACCCAGAGAGCCTCTTCtccattttttccaaaataggattccagatCAAGGGGGACTTAAAAGAAGAACCCAATGGCATCCCCAAATACTTCATAGGCAATTTGCCTACTCTACATTGTAGCACATTAGCCAAAGCATCAAGATTAGTCACCTCCCCCACGGGGACAATCTCGCTTTTCcccacattgaccttcaaacccgtGAACGCCTGAAAACAAGACAACACCAGCCTAATTGACAGAAGCTGCTCCCTAGAGGCCTCACAAAAAATGATGGTGTCATCCGCAAATAAAAGATGGGAAATACTCACCCAGACCAATTCAGGCTCCCACCTGGAAACCCCGAATAAGATTACACTCCTCTGTCTTCAAAGGCCTACTTAAAACCTCcattatcaaaagaaataacAACGGAGATAGcggatccccttgtctcaacccaCGAGAGCTACCAAAAAATCCCTCAGGGGAACCATTTACAAGGACTGAGAATCGAACAGACGTAACGCAAGCTTTAATCCACCTCCTCCATTtctccccaaaacccatccgGCCCAAGCAAATAAAACAAGGCCTCCCGGTTAACGtgatcataagctttctcaatatccaaCTTGCAAACCACCCCCGGAATTTTGCTCTTCAACCCGCTATCCAAacattcattagcaataagcACGAATCCGACCGCCTTCCGCCAACAAACGAATTCGAGTCTCGAAatgagattatccaaaaccCTTCTCATCCTATTGGCAAGCACCTTAGACAAAGGCTTATAAACACTACCCACCAAACTAATGGGGCGATAGTCTTTAATGTTAACGGCACTGCACTTCTTAGGAATTAAAGTGAGGAACGAAGCATTTAAAGACCTTTCAAACGAAGCATGCCGatgaaaatcttcaaaaaaatccATTACATCCCTTTCCACGACACTCCAACAATTCTGAAAAAAGGCCATGGTAAAGCCGTCAGGACCCGGGGCTTTATCCCCCTCCATCTCCTTTAGAACCTGGAATACTTCCTCCTTTGTAAACTCCTTCTCTAAAGACTCCCGATCCCCCTCTTCAATACGGGCAAATTCTAACCCATCCATAGAAGGACGCCCCACCTCAGTTTCCTTATACAACTCTTGGTAAAAGAGGACTATTTGAGAGCGAACATCATTCTCTTCCTCATAAAGGATACCGTTCACCTCCatccttttaatttgattagcaTTTCTATGGGAGTTTGCTAATCTATGGAAAAACCGAGTATTATTATCTCCCTCTTTCACGAATAAGGCCTCTTAAAGAGCTGGCCCTGTACAGAGGCCTATATATTATTCTTCCAGAATTACTATCTGAAACCATTTTCGGGGAATAACAAATCAGGTTAAACTTAGAGCAATGGCTGCAAGACAGAGAGCTACTGAAAATCTTTGCTCCACAATAGTCCCCATATCCAGGAAATTAAGCAAAAATAGCATCAAATTAGTTTACAATTTCACTCAAGTTGGCTATAGAAGAACCATTTGCAGAAAACATGCAAATTTGCGGAGATGCGCAAGTGTATTGCAAAAGCATGTATTGCAGTGTGATGGAgcagcaaaaacaaaaatatgattTGGCACCTGGTTGGAAAGTTATAGGTTATAAAGAGTAGGGGAAGAATTACCCAACATAAAGTCGATCTTTTGCAACatcaaaatagaaatttgataGGTCAACGATGACAAACCGTTGTATGatctgaaaataaaaacaaaacatatatacCATTTAAAATTCCACAGAAAAAGCAAATCAAACGGTAGATTGAGAAGTGTTTTCTGCTAAAATAAGGCAAGCAGACATGAAAAAATTAAACTCAAGTATCAACCATCAATGAGAAACTAACAATTTCATGCATTCTAGTGGACTGTCCAATGTCTCCACctttttttattggtcaattACACCACATAAACAATGGGTTTTAAACCCACAAACTCACCCACCCCCACTCACACTTGTGAGAGGAAGTGCACTTTGAGCCAATCTCATTGACCTGATGCCTCTACTACTTGATCCTGCCTAGTATGATTCCTGCGGAACCAAGAATGATAAACTTTGTAGTCTGCTTTTCGTCCTTTATTTTACTGGTTCTTTTACAAGGATATGACCCCTGTCCGCACTTGTCTTCAACATATTCTGTAATGCTCAATAATTATACCATCAAACTTTCATACTCTTTCAATTTATTGACTGTTTCTACTCactcttttttcctctctttcacCCACTAAAACCATCTGTACTGTAAAAAACTTGCATTCCCTCCTTTTGAGTGGAACAATGATtatcttttttccctttttaaaaaaaaataataattatgattGTCTACCATTATAAAACCATATGTAGAAATCAAAATCTGATACTGCTCAACTGTGACTGATAATTGCCATAAATAACTCTACTTTAGAAAGCTAACAACCTCATAAAGCATGAGCTCCAAAATCAAAGCagttaccattttttttattggtaatttacacacacacacttcatGGATCTTCAACCACAACCTCACCATTTACCTTGTTCTTATGAGGGGTAAGGTGCCATTTGAGCTGGAGTTCACTGGCAAAATCCAAGTAGTaacttaaacaaatataatcAACATCAGAGAATATTTACctgaaatattttaaagaattgatatttttcatagTTCTCTCTAATGTTAATTATAACATTTTCGAGCTGAAACAGTGCATGCTGATCAATCATGGGAAGGGTGCGGTATGAAACAGCATAGTCAGCCTGGCAATAGACATAACCCAAGATTAAgtgaaaaaaatcaatatagaGATGAAACTGCAAAAATAAAGACATTGTATTTGAATCAAATATGAATTTGGACTTATGGAAAGGCCACCCCGCTGCCTGTGTAAGCCTTGTTGCAAACAAAGATTTGTGTTTCACATCTTATAAAATTATAGTGAAAGTCTGAACTCAAAAGCTCTGATTGTTTAAGTTGACATACTTTCCAGTCATGCAGATTTGCCAAAAGGTATCTCAATGTTCCACGCAGCTTTCTATAAATGTCAGACATTTGGCGGAGGACTTGAGGGCCAATCAATACATCACCTGTGTAATCTACACTAGAAACCCAAAGTCGCAAGACATCAGCTCCATAGCCAGGTGCTTCCTGCAAACAGAAACAAAACCATTAAACATCTGAATGCTGTCACAGCGTCACACCTTGGCTCAAGTGGTGCAGGATGGGTTAGAGATGGAGTAGGTCTTTTATTTCAATATACAGGTAACTGACCTTTGTATTTTTTCCTCCTTCGATCACAGTGCGTGGATCTACAACATTACCCAAAGATTTGCTCATCTTCAAACCCTTCTCATCCAATACAAATCCATGTGTTACAACACTGGAATATGGAGCTCTCCCTGTACCAAAAGACAAGTGTCAAAATCAGTATCTAGCCAACTTCAACAAGCTATTATAAAATCATCGATGACTTTGTATATGAAAAGAGGATTACACTAGCAAACAAACAGAGAAAATAGTGTTCTAGAAACTAAACTTATAAGCCCAATGCATTGCAACTCTCCCATTCTAAACTACAAGGCAGATCAACATATTTTGTTACAGAAATTCAAAACCACATTTAGgatttattatatttggatGGGTCATTTAAGTTCCAGGAACTTAAATGGCCTATCCAAATATTTAGGTTACAGTAATTTAATTTTCATGAAAAGGTCATGCCCAGATCAAGAGTTATGCAATATTTGTCGTCAACCAACAAAAATCACATTTATTAACCATGTGCTTTTTGGCTCATTCAAGCACTTCACAGTATGCTGAATTTCAGTAGTGCTTTGGGCATCAGAACCAAATTTATAGAGATGGCAAAGTTAAGATTCTcacaattttcttcttttagagAAGCATATACCACTATCAtcagaaataaataaattaaactcaTCAGGAAAAGTTTTTCCAATAGGACAGAAATTCCAAGGAATCAATAACCAAGGTCAAGACACTAATGCACACACAATTTTAACTTTTGACGCTAAGAATAATTAGTTCTTAATGCAAGCTGGATGAAATAATGTTCCACttcaagagaaaaaaatcacataaaattactaaaaatgttCAGATGTACATTACCTTTTGTAGCAATACTTGTTAATAGAGAACTTTGGAACCACCCACGATGCTGGTCAGTACCTTCAAGGTACAAGTCTGCAGGAAAACTAAGGCCATTTCTTTTACCCAAGACTGCAGCCCAAGAAGAACCTGAAAAATAAACTAAGCAGCTAAGGGAAACCAGAGTCCTTTTCAAACAACATGAGCTATAAAATACCATTTTCAAACGGCATTTATTGAGAAGGTAAATGTAGGTATGCTCATGCATGccgaaaaactcaaaaatatttaataagtgTAAGATGTGGCTAATGGAAAACCAGGCACAATCTGACAAAGACAGGCAGTTAATATCCAATATATATAGCATGCAGCAGATTTAACTTCTAGCTATACTAATTGCAACTCATGCCAAAGGCTACCAAGAGACTTGCAGTAAACTAGAAAGAATTTCAGTTTATAAAACTCACTTTATCCGCAGTCCTCCAAGCTTGCCCCACTCCAACCCAACATTATTtccaatatatattataaaggTACTATAAAATTCCAATTTAAGGTACAATTGGTGGCTGGAGAATTAATATACAGCaggattattatttttttgataagttaataTAAAGCAGGATTTCAATCAACAGTAGATCTTCAAAATACTATGTTTAAATCTGAAGCAACCCTGTCAAAACAAATGTGTTTGTTTATAACCATATTTTCTGCAAATAAAATTCTAGATCGATTTCCAATTACAACGGCAATTAACTCTAATTGATCTGTTAAGACAAAGGTGCTTAGAGCTTACTAGTTATCAGTGAAACTAAAGTAAAGTCTGACTTGAATACCATACAACTGTTAATATTGTCAAATAAAAAGGTCgaaataattttaacatttttgtgTTATAATACCTGAATCGAACCATACATCCATAGTGTCAGTCCCCTTTTCATAATCAGATGCTTTTTCACGATACTTTTCTGGGAGAAGATCCTCTACTGTCATGTACCACCATGCGTCACTACCCTTTTGAGCTATTATAGCTGCTCAAACAAATGATAGAAACAGCAACAAGATTCATTAGCGGGACATAAACTTTTAATAGTTCCAACACATTGGGGTCAACATTCAGAAATACTATTCCTTTTTTTACATGTTTAAAATACACAGAGCAtggatttaatttaataatgaaAGGAGAAAACAATCAAAGTTCTAAATAGCTGTTACTCTTGATATGATTGATAGTCTCTTCATTCATAAGAGGTTCCTTTGACTGCACATGATAAAAGGCTGGAATAGGCAAGCCCCATGTCCTTTGTCGCGAAATACACCAATCCGAGCGGCTAGAAGTCATTGCAGAAATTCTGTTTTCTGACTGAACAATGGTCATGCATATGCACAAGACACCACTAGTGAGGGACATCATACCATTTGCTAATACAAAGGATGAACATTGCAAGTTTATTCATATACACAAGCACAAGTTAAGAGCCCTGATTAAAAGCTTTATATCAGCTTTTGTATCAATTAACGGTATGCATCAATAGTAGCACTGCTAAAGTCAAGAATGGAGATAAAATTGCTAAAGCTTCACAAGTTGTTGTTCCACATAATTCTGAAAAACACTCATAAATAACAAACATGCAACACACGAGGACAACATATGCTCCAAAATGTCATGGGACAAACTGATCTTATGTTTATTACAAGACAATAGTATTCTCCATCTATATGATCTACCTTAAGAAATTTCTAGCAGAAATTGGTGTGGAGACCAGACCAGATTGATGCTTATAGATTCTGTTGGACCTGGTGGATTTTACTTGAGTTTTTAggatttaattttgtctttaatgTTAATTAAGAGCTATTTCCTTTCCTTATTTAATGTAATTTCAGAACCCTACTTAAAGGTCCCAGAATTCAGTATTGGTACATTTTGACTTGAGTAATATAAATGTTTTGGTGCTAACTCTAAGCAACTCCAGGTACTAAAACCTAGATTTTCTATCTTTTCCCATCACTTGGTGCTGACTTCAaggttttatctatttttatttgttttcactCAAATCTCTTGAGAACCCAATGTGCTGCATCAGAAATCCTACCTGAACTTTCAGGGTAAAAGATGAGTAGGAAAAAAGTGACAATGCCATGCATCAGGGAAGATGGTTGTTTTATGAGAGGAATTCGAAAGGTCTGTTATATGCCCTCTATGGCACCCCCAACATTTTAAGCAAGATGGAATAGAGAATAGAACTGCCCTGCACAATGCCCAAGTGCATATAGATTTCACAAGGTAGTCAATGCCAAGAAAAGAAACTTGCAATCAATACTACAGCAAAACAAGACTTCAAATACCATCCTATGACAAGCAATTACTAGAAGTTAAAAGAAACTTGCTGTCATGCAATGCGAAAAGCAATATGAGCTGGAATCAAATAGCCTTGTAACTGTAAGGAAACAGATGGTAAAACATGAATTAGACAAGAACGAGTCAAATATAACATTGTGAAACATAACCCATACATTCCCTAAAAACAGAGTCTAGAAAAGAGAGATGTTCAAGGCTAGAATGCCTCTTAGTCTAACACCATTACCTGAGGAGGAATCCATTTTACATCACTAATTGCATTCATAGTAGCCTCACGAAACCCTTCCACTGATGCAAACCACTGCTCTGTTGCCCTGAATATAGTAGGTTTTTTGGTTCGCCAATCATAAGGATACTTATGTTCTGCATACAAGAATCAATGGTGGTATTCTATTAACAACAAAACTTGTTACACGATCAGGAGAAATGGTAAGAACTTTCACCGTAGCTGATTTTgggggggcggggggggggggggggaaagacAACATACCATATGATTCTTCCATGATAATTGACAAATGTTCATCCAAGCAATTCACAACAGCAATATTACCATCCCCAAGTACATCAAGCCCACTAAACTGTCCAGCTTCTTCAGTAAACTTTCCATCATCACCAACAGGAGAAAGTATAGGCAGTCCATACTTCAGGCCAGTCACATAATCCTCCTGACCATGTCCAGGAGCAGTATGGACCAGTCCAGTTCCTGACTCTGTTGTAATATAATCTCCTCCAATCACAACTGGACATTCTCTGTTATCTATTGGATGGATATACCTGacaccaaaattgaaaaaccgTACCTTAAAGgatatatttttcattacatAAACCAAATAGAAAATGTATTTTACTAAGACAAGTAGTTACATATCCAAGTTAATGTGCGCAATAAGCTATTTCATTTCTATAAATAACTTTAATGTATAATGAGATAATGCAGGCATTGTTTAGTTTTAAGTTCCTAAATTCATTCAAACCTGCAATTTTCAAGATCTGAACCCGATAGTATTTTCTTAATGATAAGCTTCACTCCCCATTTTGCTTCTAATGTCGGCACAAGATCTGATGCTACAATAAGAAAAGGCTTCTTTGACTCCTTAAGAATATTTCCAAgcctttgttttttatttc
It encodes:
- the LOC142625554 gene encoding isoleucine--tRNA ligase, chloroplastic/mitochondrial — protein: MAFIQTSPYKVLSQRTCSSFRESTSIKLFYFRGSPSANAFSLLNLTHYATGSGEFCSSSKRRSRGPVMAAKKASEGAKQEDGKYKHTVDLPKTTFGMRANSLVREPEIQKIWDENQVYKRVVERNNRGNFILHDGPPYANGDLHMGHALNKILKDIINRYKLLQNYKVHYVPGWDCHGLPIELKVLQSLDQDARKDLTPLKLRAKAAKFAKQTVQNQMASFKRFGVWADWNNPYLTLDPEYEAAQIEVFGQMAIQGYIYRGRKPVHWSPSSRTALAEAELEYPEGHVSRSIYAIFKIVDTPPTSSGFLKEFFPDLCLAIWTTTPWTIPANAAVAVNAKLQYAIVEVQSLSEDVSLSAGNKKQRLGNILKESKKPFLIVASDLVPTLEAKWGVKLIIKKILSGSDLENCRYIHPIDNRECPVVIGGDYITTESGTGLVHTAPGHGQEDYVTGLKYGLPILSPVGDDGKFTEEAGQFSGLDVLGDGNIAVVNCLDEHLSIIMEESYEHKYPYDWRTKKPTIFRATEQWFASVEGFREATMNAISDVKWIPPQSENRISAMTSSRSDWCISRQRTWGLPIPAFYHVQSKEPLMNEETINHIKTIIAQKGSDAWWYMTVEDLLPEKYREKASDYEKGTDTMDVWFDSGSSWAAVLGKRNGLSFPADLYLEGTDQHRGWFQSSLLTSIATKGRAPYSSVVTHGFVLDEKGLKMSKSLGNVVDPRTVIEGGKNTKEAPGYGADVLRLWVSSVDYTGDVLIGPQVLRQMSDIYRKLRGTLRYLLANLHDWKADYAVSYRTLPMIDQHALFQLENVIINIRENYEKYQFFKIFQIIQRFVIVDLSNFYFDVAKDRLYVGGTTSFTRRSCQTVLAAHLLSIARAIAPILPHLAEDVWQNLPFQYTMEDGSIAEFVFESRWPTLNETWLAFPTKEIDFWEKILELRTEVNRVLEIARAEKLIGSSLDAKVYLQTSDASLASRLCEMCAANNDVDTLHRIFITSQAEVFPSLEDELISHIPFSGECLIQGKSKVWIGVSRAEGLKCERCWNFSPQVGSFSEHPTLCNRCYNVVDAQPLPAVAMTN